In a single window of the Dreissena polymorpha isolate Duluth1 chromosome 3, UMN_Dpol_1.0, whole genome shotgun sequence genome:
- the LOC127874581 gene encoding ribosomal RNA processing protein 36 homolog, producing MKRSFVKHDIALGETDIIEKKKIHRKRSLIGVTNNIENILDKKEFSNSNSANLTRFTAHGFSDSDGESQEINETPIVTQSKSKQQKLEDSVKYKEQFKRSEPSSKAMEQPHIKHKPNVEDFSDGAEDGSDKDDDDDFETTSDHSDISDDGKIGEESEPQEHDEMTKLKNELSSIPLEDLMKIKDKLGLKTFNKIMHGEKFEQKNRVFRRENKNRPMEVSSKKRVGLLRHHHAPKEKIRRDPRFDDLSGEFKEDHFSRNFSFLEEVKAKEKLLIKKKLKKTKNEEKKMELTKLYKKMTQREQTEEKQRKRMELEHTWKAKEKQLVKEGKAPYFLKKSDKKKLELAEKYKELQKSGKVDQYLMKKRKKNAQKMKKKLPGRHERFS from the exons ATGAAAAGATCATTTGTGAAGCATGACATTGCACTTGGCGAAACTGAtattattgaaaagaaaaaaattcaTAGAAAAAGATCTCTTATTGGTGTGACAAACAACATTGAAAACATATTAGACAAGAAGGAGTTCTCCAATAGCAATAGTGCAAATTTGACACGGTTTACTGCCCATGGCTTCTCAGATTCTGACGGTGAGTCGCAAGAAATAAATGAAACTCCAATTGTAACACAAAGtaaaagcaaacaacaaaaaCTGGAAGATAGTGTTAAGTACAAAGAACAGTTTAAAAGATCTGAACCATCAAGTAAAGCAATGGAACAGCCTCACATTAAACATAAGCCCAATGTAGAAGATTTTAGTGATGGTGCTGAAGATGGCagtgataaagatgatgatgatgattttgaaacAACAAGTGATCACAGTGACATCAGTGATGATGGCAAGATTGGTGAAGAATCAGAACCACAAGAACATGATGAAATG ACAAAACTAAAAAATG AACTCTCCAGCATACCATTGgaagatttaatgaaaataaagGATAAACTTGGTCTTAAAAC gttcaACAAGATTATGCATGGAGAAAAATTTGAGCAAAAGAATCGTGTGTTCAGAAGGGAAAACAAAAACAG ACCGATGGAGGTGTCGTCTAAGAAACGGGTAGGGCTTCTGCGACACCATCATGCGCCAAAGGAGAAG ATCCGGCGAGACCCAAGGTTTGACGATTTGTCCGGAGAGTTCAAGGAAGACCATTTCTCAAGGAACTTTTCCTTCTTAGAAGAAGTGAAGGCCAAGGAAAAACTG CTTATAAAGAAGAAATTAAAGAAGACAAAGAATGAGGAGAAGAAGATGGAGCTTACAAAACTATACAAGAAAATG ACCCAGCGTGAGCAGACGGAAGAGAAGCAGAGGAAACGAATGGAGCTGGAGCACACCTGGAAGGCCAAGGAGAAACAGCTCGTAAAGGAGGGGAAAGCACCATACTTCCTCAAAAAAT CTGATAAGAAGAAACTGGAGTTGGCTGAGAAGTACAAGGAGCTTCAGAAGTCTGGAAAGGTTGACCAGTACCTGATGAAGAAACGCAAGAAAAACGCTCAGAAGATGAAGAAAAAACTGCCGGGAAGACACGAACGATTCTCATAG